One window of the Onychostoma macrolepis isolate SWU-2019 chromosome 21, ASM1243209v1, whole genome shotgun sequence genome contains the following:
- the slc7a3a gene encoding cationic amino acid transporter 3a, whose amino-acid sequence MVDKLASFGHALLRRRALDCSGEETRFARCLSTLDLVALGVGSTLGAGVYVLAGEVAREKAGPAIILCFLVAALSSMLAGLCYAEFGARVPKTGSAYLYSYVTVGEIWAFITGWNLILSYVIGTASVARAWSSTFDNLVEQKISNFFRASMAMKVPGKVLAEYPDLFALILILLLTGLLAFGVSESALVNKIFTGINLIVLGFVIISGFVKGNTANWNLTYEDFVNDTNITEPEWVESTFGSGGFAPFGFSGILSGAATCFYAFVGFDCIATTSEEAKNPMRSIPVGIVASLLICFFAYFGVSAALTLMMPYYKLNTQSPLPEAFSYVGWAPARYIVAVGSLCALSTSLLGSMFPMPRVIYAMAEDGLLFRSLSRMNKKTKTPLLATIASGIVAALMAFLFDLAALVDLMSIGTLLAYSLVAVCVLILRYQPGNLSSSSQTEKLVELVGGEKVAVCGDSGDEYGIDLDDNPRKEKFSPKLLLVPSKDSPTEMSGTIVYGTTAIISVLITVLCVVLALRLEAIVNLEIVWVMACVILVLLCILCVIVICRQPESKEALTFKVPLLPWLPLFSIFVNIYLMMQLDVATWCRFTVWMGIGFAIYFGYGIRNSTEAMNSSLRKYEPALQNKSPIYLGGEESEVEGISP is encoded by the exons ATGGTGGACAAATTGGCCTCTTTTGGACATGCACTGCTGCGCCGTCGTGCGCTGGACTGCTCTGGTGAGGAAACGCGGTTCGCTCGGTGTCTGTCCACTCTAGATCTGGTGGCGCTCGGCGTGGGCTCCACACTTGGCGCTGGAGTGTATGTGCTGGCTGGGGAGGTTGCGAGAGAGAAGGCAGGTCCTGCTATCATCTTATGTTTCCTTGTGGCTGCACTTTCCTCCATGCTGGCCGGACTGTGCTATGCAGAGTTCGGCGCACGAGTCCCTAAGACTGGGTCTGCGTACTTGTACAGCTATGTGACAGTGGGAGAAATCTGGGCCTTCATCACTGGTTGGAACCTCATCCTCTCTTACGTTATAG GTACAGCTAGTGTGGCAAGAGCATGGAGCTCTACATTCGATAACCTGGTCGAGCAGAAGATCTCTAACTTCTTCAGGGCGTCTATGGCCATGAAGGTTCCTGGGAAAGTTCTTGCAGAATATCCAGACCTGTTTGCCCTCATTCTCATCCTGCTACTGACTG GACTGCTTGCTTTTGGTGTAAGCGAGTCTGCTCTGGTGAACAAGATCTTCACTGGGATCAACCTGATAGTGCTGGGCTTTGTCATCATCTCCGGCTTCGTCAAAGGCAACACCGCCAACTGGAACCTCACATATGAGGACTTTGTCAACGATACGAATATCACCGAACCAGA ATGGGTTGAAAGCACATTTGGAAGCGGAGGTTTCGCGCCGTTTGGCTTCAGCGGCATCTTATCTGGCGCAGCCACCTGTTTCTACGCCTTTGTGGGCTTTGATTGCATTGCTACAACAA GTGAGGAAGCCAAGAACCCCATGCGTTCCATCCCTGTGGGCATTGTGGCCTCTCTGCTCATTTGCTTCTTTGCTTACTTTGGTGTGTCAGCTGCTCTTACGCTCATGATGCCCTACTACAAACTCAACACCCAGAGTCCCCTGCCCGAGGCCTTCAGTTACGTGGGCTGGGCACCGGCACGCTATATCGTGGCCGTTGGTTCACTCTGTGCCCTTTCGACAAG cTTGTTAGGCTCCATGTTCCCCATGCCTCGAGTGATCTACGCTATGGCAGAGGACGGGCTGCTCTTCCGTTCCCTCTCTAGGATGAACAAGAAAACCAAAACTCCACTGCTGGCGACTATTGCGTCTGGAATAGTGGCAG ctcTCATGGCGTTTCTGTTTGATTTGGCTGCTTTGGTTGATCTCATGTCCATTGGGACATTGCTTGCGTACTCTCTGGTGGCCGTGTGCGTTCTCATCCTCAG ATATCAGCCAGGCAACCTGAGCTCTTCCAGTCAGACTGAGAAACTGGTGGAGCTGGTCGGTGGGGAGAAGGTGGCCGTATGTGGAGATAGTGGAGATGAATATGGCATAGACCTGGATGACAATCCCCGCAAAGAGAAATTCTCCCCAAAACTCCTCCTGGTTCCTTCCAAGGACTCGCCAACTGAAATGTCAGGAACTATTGTCTACGGCACAACCGCTATTATCT CTGTGCTGATCACTGTGCTGTGCGTGGTTTTGGCTCTGCGTCTGGAAGCCATCGTGAATCTGGAGATCGTGTGGGTGATGGCGTGTGTCATTCTGGTCCTGCTGTGCATCCTGTGTGTCATTGTGATCTGTAGGCAGCCTGAGAGCAAGGAAGCTCTCACCTTCAAG GTGCCTCTGTTGCCCTGGCTGCCTCTGTTCAGTATCTTTGTCAACATCTATCTCATGATGCAGCTGGATGTGGCCACCTGGTGCCGCTTCACCGTGTGGATGGGTATCG GTTTCGCAATCTACTTCGGCTACGGCATCCGGAACAGCACCGAAGCCATGAACAGCTCCCTCCGAAAATACGAGCCGGCCCTTCAGAACAAAAGCCCCATATACCTAGGCGGTGAGGAGAGTGAGGTGGAGGGCATTTCTCCTTGA